The genomic region AAGGCAGCGACAGAGGCTAATGGCAAGCCAACAGTGATTCTTGCCCACACCATCAAAGGCTATGGCTTTGGTGCAGCGGGTGAATCCCAGAACACGGCGCACTCTCTGAAAAAACTGGATCTGGACACTCTGAAGTCATTCCGTGATCGCTTTGCGATCCCTTTGAAAGACGAAGAGTTGGAAGACGTACCTTATTACCGCCCCGCGCCAGACAGCCCAGAGCTGGTTTATATGAATAAGCGGCGTCAGGAGTTGGGCGGTTTCTACCCTCGGCGTCGTAAAGACAGCCAGCCGCTGAAGATTCCCGATTTGGATATTTTCAAGCAGGTTTTGGAAGGCTCAAACGGCCGGGAAGTTTCCTTGACCATGGTGTTTGTTCGCCTGCTGAATGCGCTGGTCAAAGACAAGCGTATTGGTAAGCGCGTGGTGCCCATTGTTCCGGATGAAGCCCGTACGTTTGGTATGGAAGGCATGTTCCGCCAGCTCGGGATCTACACCGCTGAAGGTCAGAAATACGTGCCTCAGGACCGTGAACAGATTATGTATTACCGTGAGGACAAAAAAGGCCAGATTCTGCAGGAAGGGATTAACGAGGGCGGCGCTATGGCAGCGTGGATGGCGGCTGCAACGTCGTACAGCACCAACAATTTCCCGCTGATTCCATTCTATGCCTTCTATTCCATGTTCGGCTTCCAGCGCGTGGGTGACCTGGCCTGGGCTTCCGGTGACATGCAGGCGCGTGGCTTCCTGATTGGTGGTACCGCTGGCAGAACGACGCTCAACGGCGAGGGTTTGCAGCACCAGGATGGCCACAGCCATATTCTGGCTAACACTATCCCCAACTGCAGAGCCTATGACCCCTCCTATGGCCATGAAATGGCAGTGATCATTCACCATGGTATGAAGGAGATGTTTGAAGAGAACAAGAATGTTTTCTACTACATCACTATGGAAAATGAGAACTACGAACAGCCTGCTATGCCCAAGGGATGTGAAGACGGCATCATTAAGGGGATGTACAAGTTCGAGTCTGTAGAAGTGAAGGGCGGCAAGAAAAAGCTGCGCGTGCAGCTACTTAGCGCCGGTGCGATCATGAACGAGATTCGCGCAGCGGCTCAAATGCTGAAAGACGACTGGGGCGTTGCGTCGGATGTCTGGAGCGTAACCAGCTATAACGAACTGGCTCGCGACGGCCAGCATGTTGAGCGCTGGAACCTGCTGCACCCAGACGACAAGGGCCGTACGGCTTACGTCACTCAGTGCTTGGAGAATCAGATCGGGCCTGTGGTTTCTTCTACGGATTATATCAAGCTGCACTCTGAGCAGTTGCGAGGGTTCATTCCTAAAACCTTCATGACACTGGGAACAGATGGCTTTGGCCGCAGTGATACCCGGGAGAAGCTGCGCAGTTTCTTTGAGATAGATCGCTACCACGTGACGGTAACTGCCCTTTCTGCTTTGGCCAAAGACGGTGAGATCAAGGAAGAGCAGGTTTTGGAAGCCATGCGCAAGTACGGAATCGATCGCAACAAAACGAACCCGGCGCACTGCTAAGGAGACCGTCATGAGTGAACAGGAAATAAAAGTTCCCGATCTCGGCGGGGCAGAGGAAGTTGAAGTTATTGAGCTTCTGGTAAGCGTTGGCGATTCGGTTGAGGCGGAAGATCCGCTTCTGACCATCGAGACCGACAAGGCTTCGGTAGAGTTGCCATCCCCCGGCGCTGGCAAGATCACCAAGCTTACCGTGAAGGTGGGCGACAAGGTGAAGGAAGGCGATGTCATTGGCATGATGGAAGCTAGCGGCGAATCCAGCGGTTCGGACGAAACTGAGGGCGCTGACGCCTCGGAAAATGAGCCGGAAGAAAAAGCTGAAGAAAAGCCGCAGAGCAAGTCCAGCCCAAAAAGCCAAGACGAACCGGAGCAGAGCAAGCCTGCACCGAAGAAAAAGTCTGGCGGCACCCGTAAGGAAACCGTATTGGTTCCGCCCCTGGATGGCATGGAAAATGTGCCCATTATCGAAATCAACGTATCCGAAGGCGATACCATTGAGGCTGATGATGCCTTGGTAACCGTTGAGTCCGATAAGGCGACCATGGAAATTCCGGCGCCCTATGGCGGCAAAGTGACGAAGATTTTAGTGGCCGAAGGCGACAAACTGTCTGAAGGCGATAAGCTTTTGGAGCTGACTGTTGCCGAAGAGGGCGACGAAGAGGATGACAAGCAGGACGAGCCGCCTGCTGAGTCTGGTGAGGAAGCTAAGCCCGAAGCCAAAGCGGACGACGACAAAGGCAAGCAGAAAGAGCCAGCAGCACAGGAGCAGAGTTCTACCT from Marinobacter sp. LV10R510-11A harbors:
- the aceE gene encoding pyruvate dehydrogenase (acetyl-transferring), homodimeric type; protein product: MYHDDDPIETSEWLDALESLIENEGIDRVKYILERLSERASRDGTELPYSITTPFRNTIPAAQEARMPGDLFMERRIRSLIRWNAMAMVVRASKRPGDLGGHISTFSSAATLYDVGFNYFFHGGDEKRESDLVYFQGHASPGNYARSFLEGRFTEEQLDKYREEVDGDGLSSYPHPWLMPDYWQFPTVSMGLGPIQAIYQAHVMKYLDGRELIEMGDRKVWCFVGDGETDEPETLGCISKAGRENLDNLVFVVNCNLQRLDGPVRGNGKIIQELEGAFRGAGWNVIKVVWGRVWDTLFDQDNNGVMQRAMDEICDGDLQNYTHNGPAHTRKHFFGKYPEMAKLVEGWTDDDINKLNRGGHDPYKVYAAYKKAATEANGKPTVILAHTIKGYGFGAAGESQNTAHSLKKLDLDTLKSFRDRFAIPLKDEELEDVPYYRPAPDSPELVYMNKRRQELGGFYPRRRKDSQPLKIPDLDIFKQVLEGSNGREVSLTMVFVRLLNALVKDKRIGKRVVPIVPDEARTFGMEGMFRQLGIYTAEGQKYVPQDREQIMYYREDKKGQILQEGINEGGAMAAWMAAATSYSTNNFPLIPFYAFYSMFGFQRVGDLAWASGDMQARGFLIGGTAGRTTLNGEGLQHQDGHSHILANTIPNCRAYDPSYGHEMAVIIHHGMKEMFEENKNVFYYITMENENYEQPAMPKGCEDGIIKGMYKFESVEVKGGKKKLRVQLLSAGAIMNEIRAAAQMLKDDWGVASDVWSVTSYNELARDGQHVERWNLLHPDDKGRTAYVTQCLENQIGPVVSSTDYIKLHSEQLRGFIPKTFMTLGTDGFGRSDTREKLRSFFEIDRYHVTVTALSALAKDGEIKEEQVLEAMRKYGIDRNKTNPAHC